The stretch of DNA CGATTGGCGGATGCGCCCTTGTATTCTTCCCAGCAAGCGCTCTCGCTCAATAGAAGAGCGTAATGCCTCCTCAGTTCGCGTCCGTTCTGTAATGTCAAGAAAACTCCAAACCCTGCCAATGATTTGTTCGCCGAGTCGGTACGGTGTGGAGTAGCGCTCAAAGATTTTCCCATTTTTTAATTCCAGAATGTCGTATGCCTTAGCTTCTGGTTGCCTGGAAAGTTCCCAAACCAGCTTTAGAAAGGCTTCCGGCTCTTTCAACTGGTCTTTAAGAAAGACGATTTGTTCGTTAGCGCGAGGCGAGCCGATTAGGTCTTCGGGAACCTCCCACATCTGAAGAAACTTCTGATTGTAGCTGACAATATCTCCTTCTAGGCTGACTGCAACAATGCCGTCAGCAGTTGATTCAAGCGTGGCGCGCAGCAGAGAAAGCGATTTCTCAACTTTTTCCTCTGCGGTTTTACGCTCTGTAATCTCAATGTAAGCGATCGCAACGCCATAATCTTTGAGAGGAATGGGAATCGCAGTGACGTTAAGCCAGGTGATTTCATCCTGGTCATTTACAATCCCGATTTCTCGATTTTCAATCACTTGATTTTCTTTTAACGCCCGAACGCTAGCAAATTCTTCCGGTGGCATCGAGCTACCATCCGGTCGAACGATTCGCCATTCTTTGCTGTCGCACCTTCTATTTTTATGGTTTTCAATAGATAACTTTAGAATTCTTTCTGAAGCTTGGTTGGCTTCAACAATATTGCCGTTATTATCGGTGATAGAAATGCCAATTGGGAAGCATTGAAAAAGAATTTTATATTTTTCTTGACTTTCTCTTAACTCAGCTTCTGCTTGCTGGCGTTGGCTAATATCGCACGAAACAGCGATAATTTCTTGCACTGCTCCCGTATCCGGATGGCGGATAGTTCGGAGCGTAGTTTTAAACCAAATGTAATAACCTTGCCGATGACGAATTCGGTAGCTAACTGTGTTGATGTCTGGAAAATTTAGTTGAGTTGGATGTTCTCTTAAAGCAACCGTGTCATTCTGAGCAAATTCCTCTATCAGGACTAAATCTTGCGGGTGGCAAAATTCAAGCACCGAGCGTCCCAGAAGTTCATCCGGCTTATACCCCAGTAAAATACTGCATACAGGTGAAACGTAGAGGTAAACACCTTCCGGAGTATGAGTGGAAATCATGTCGGTGCAGTCTGATGCCAGCAATCGGTCACGAGTTTCCCGCTTAGACAATTCTAAGTTTGAATCGCCGAAGAAGTTTTCCGGTTTTGGGTTATGGCGATCGCTAACGACTGGCATCAGACTGGTTGGCGTCATGATTCCGACCAGTTGACCGGATTCATCCTCTACAATCAACAGATGGCGAATCTGATGGTGGTAAAATAGTCGGCTGATGGTTTGAATATCTTGTACTTGGGATTCGTTCAGGGTAATCAGCGGCTGGTTCATTAGTGCAGCGATCGCTACACCTTTAATGTCTCTACCTAGAGCCGTGACTCGAACCAAATCCCGTTCTGTAAAAATCCCGATGGGGGTTTGTTTCGCTAGTTGTGTTGGTTTTTCCGCTGTTACCTGCTCATTTACCACGATGACACAGCTAGCCCGCGCCCGACTCATCAATGCGATCGCTTCTGTGGCTAGCGTGTCAGGAGTTACCGTCAGAGGGTTGCGATCAATTGCTTGATGGAGTGGTAAAGCGTAAGGGTGGAGCATAGAGAACACATCATTAGTTTCTTTAATAGAATTAACCATTCTTATTAATTATTTTAAATTTTAATTGAACGAAGCGGAACCGTTTGCTGGGTAATGTGGTAGGCAGTAAGCATAGATGTGGCGATTGAATCGCATCTGAGTAAACGACTATGGCTTTACAGATAGCTTTTTAAGCAATGAAACAATTGTATTTTGTAATAAAAAAACCAGCTAGCTAAAAATTCTCACCAAATAAAGGGCTGAAGGCATTAACATTCTTTATCAACTTTCCTGCCAAACCCGGACAAGACAGCAATTAACTTATAAAAAAAATCTGAAATCTGCTGCCAAGGGTGCCTTAAAACAGAATGGTATTTCCTCAAAGGTTAACCCGATCCGTCGCATTGCCAACGCTAGTTAGTCAAAAATCTTCGCTCTACCACTGAAAAGCTAGCTATGTTCGTGCCTACGAACCCCTTTGGCTCATGTCTCTTAGAGAATTAATTCCAGCAGCCAGCACAAAAAGTCAACCGATCTAGAACAATCCTATTTGAGTTGTGAGATGCTAGCAGTTCAAATCCCCAGCTTCTCCTTCAAACTCAGGAATCTCGCCTTTCTCGAATCCTTCAGGACTGCTTTAATTAAGTTTAGATTTTTTTTCTTGAAACAGGTCGAAAAGTATTCGCTGGCTTTTATCCTCAACAATCAAAAATTTTATCAAATCTCCCTTTTGGCCTTATTTTTTCGCCTTAGCATAATTTTCAAAAAACTTTGTATTTATTGGAACAAAATACTCGTTAATGCTAAACGCCTATAACCTTTCACGAAGTAAACCATAAAAACTTAAAATTAATAAAATTATTTTTTTAGTTTACTAAACTTATTAATATATTGTAGTTGTTGTCTTGTTTGAAAAAACGATCTAGTTTAAACAGAGGTACTCAGCCCTGGGCTTGGTAAATTAAACGAAGGCGCATTGCTGAATGCCAACAGCTAAACACATATCCAAATCTAGAAAATTTAAAAATCCTAAAATGTTTGACTTTCTTAATCCAATCCTAGGGCGTCATCCAGAACGTAACAAAGCCAACGTTGAAATCTATACTTGGCAAACTTGCCCCTTTTGCATCAGAGCCAAGATGTTGCTCTGGTGGAAGGGCGTCAACTTTACTGAGTATAAAATTGATGGTGATGAGGCAGCCAGAGCAAAGATGGCTGAACGTGCCAACGGGCGTCGAAGCGTGCCGCAGATTTTTATCAATGAGCAGCACATTGGTGGGAGCGATGACCTCTATCAACTGAATACAGGCGGACAATTAGACCCCTTACTGGCTCAACCCGCCGTTCAAGGCTAGAATCAGCCAATACAGGTGAATTTCGTTTGTATAGTCGGTACGGGCACAAGCGCATGGCTATTGAAATTCCGCCACCGGAAATTGAGGACTCTGCTTACCTAGTTCACCGACAATGGATGATTCGAGCGCTGGAACTTGCCGAGAAGGCGGGTGATGCTGGGGAAGTGCCAGTGGGAGCAGTAATTGTGAGTGCAGATGGTAACTTGATTGCAGAGGGTGAAAATCGCAAAGAACGTGACAAAGACCCGACTGCCCACGCCGAAATTTTAGCTCTTAGAGCTGCTGGGCAAGCAATGCAGGACTGGCACCTTAACGAATGCACGCTCTACGTCACCTTAGAACCTTGCCCCATGTGCGCTGGTGCGATCGCGCTAGCACGTCTGCGACTTCTCGTTTACGGTGTGGACGATCCAAAAACTGGCGCGATTCGTACCGTTGCCAATATTCCAGATAGCGCTTGCTCTAACCACCGCTTGCCGGTCATAAGTGGTATCTTAGAGTCTGCCTGCCGCCAACATCTGCAATCTTGGTTTGCCCAACGGCGCTTAAAAAGTCAAAAGTAAAAAGGCAAAAGGCAAAACAAAAAAATTGCTCTTATTTATGTTTACTTTTACTCTGCTAATGACAGCATGAGAACTGTCCTTCTACTACAAGACAGATGCCGTAATCATACATAAGCTGGAATTATGGATGCTGTGAGAAGTTTTATTCGTGATGACTCAGCCCGACCCCTCTGAACAAACGATAGAGACACCAAAACCTGTCAAGGTAGTTCCTATTACTTCCCGTGTTTTACCTTGGCTAGCTTCCTTAGGCTATAAGGTGACGAAATATCTTGTCATTCCCTTTTACTTTGGTAAAGCCGAAGTCACCGGACAAGAAAATATCCCCGCTACCGGGCCGGTGATCCTAGCTCCTACTCATCGCTCTCGCTGGGATGCGTTTGTCGTGCCTCATGCGGCTGGACAACCTGTGACGGGTCGTGACCTGCGGTTTATGGTGTCAGCGGATGAAATGAAAGGGTGGCAAGGCTGGTTTATCAGCCGCATGGGAGGGTTCCCAGTAGATACCCGAAATCCGGGAGTTGGCACTTTTCGTCATGGCGTCGAAGTTCTCCGCCAGGGAGAAGTGCTGGTCATCTTCCCGGAAGGCGGCATCTACCAGGATACGCAAGTTCACCCCCTCAAGACGGGTTTGGCGCGCATTGCCTTGCAAGTGGAATCCAGCCAACCAGAATTGGATGTCAAAATTGTGCCGATTAGCGTCCGTTACGGCAGCCCGGTGCCGCATTGGGGATGCGGTATAAAAGTTAACATTGGTGAGCCGATCTCAGTCGCGAATTATTGCAGCAATACGCCAAAACAAAGTGCGAAAAAACTAACCGCCGATTTAGAAGCGGCGCTTAAACAGATAGATGGATGCGAAGTAGAAGAGGCGGATACGCTCTCTACTGCTCCCCCTTTAAATGAAGTATCGGGCGCTCAGTCATCGTTTTAACCTTTCTATAGAAATTCTCATTCATTCGCAAACAAGAGCTTTTAGGGAATCAATAATGGGAGACGGCTCATTACTCACGACCATTACCGCTATTTCTATATATCCAGCAACATACTCTGATTGCCGATAAAAGACTGAGTAGGGGCACAGCAGTGCCCCTACTCAGATGCCCAAGGTTAATTCCCAGCTGTTCAAAGTTCCTGTATCCATCTGGGCATAATCCACGACCCACAACTGCCAGATGCCTGCTACGGGTTTGTTGAGAAGTTGCTGGAGTGCGGGTGTATTTTGCAGCGTGTAGGTGGCTTGCAATTGAGTTGTAGAACCCAGAGTGCGACCTTGCAACAGCACCGTAATTCCGTTCGGACTCCTCACGCTAACCTCGATGTCGCCTAAAAACTGGTGTTGAATGTTGACGCTGACTTGGATATCTCGTAAGGGACTGGCGTAAGTTACGTTAATTGGGCTGGTAACGCCTTGGGAGTTGTAGTCGGGAATGGGGACGAGGTTGTCGTTGCGTCCGTGCAAGGCTTGCGAGGCTTGCGAAGG from Coleofasciculus sp. FACHB-T130 encodes:
- a CDS encoding diguanylate cyclase, whose protein sequence is MLHPYALPLHQAIDRNPLTVTPDTLATEAIALMSRARASCVIVVNEQVTAEKPTQLAKQTPIGIFTERDLVRVTALGRDIKGVAIAALMNQPLITLNESQVQDIQTISRLFYHHQIRHLLIVEDESGQLVGIMTPTSLMPVVSDRHNPKPENFFGDSNLELSKRETRDRLLASDCTDMISTHTPEGVYLYVSPVCSILLGYKPDELLGRSVLEFCHPQDLVLIEEFAQNDTVALREHPTQLNFPDINTVSYRIRHRQGYYIWFKTTLRTIRHPDTGAVQEIIAVSCDISQRQQAEAELRESQEKYKILFQCFPIGISITDNNGNIVEANQASERILKLSIENHKNRRCDSKEWRIVRPDGSSMPPEEFASVRALKENQVIENREIGIVNDQDEITWLNVTAIPIPLKDYGVAIAYIEITERKTAEEKVEKSLSLLRATLESTADGIVAVSLEGDIVSYNQKFLQMWEVPEDLIGSPRANEQIVFLKDQLKEPEAFLKLVWELSRQPEAKAYDILELKNGKIFERYSTPYRLGEQIIGRVWSFLDITERTRTEEALRSSIERERLLGRIQGRIRQSLHLNEILNTAVAEVRNFLPAERVALYRLDARGACFVVESVAPGCESILDVSLYDPCFEAEYIQKFQTTGYVSAVDDIYQADLPASYVKLLAGAGIRANLMVPILIREQGGNREANNESNSNSPAPLRPSLSNPAAKIHLWGILCVHQCSGSRHWEPYEIKLLQQLSVGLAIAIQQSSLFKQLEEANRELQCIASLDGLTQVANRRRFDEYLAQEWRRLGREQAPISLIFCDIDCFKIYNDTYGHQAGDSCLRQVAGAIRLMLKRSTDLVARYGGEEFALILPNTPSAGANYIAESIRSMVKSLEIVHVHSPVSPYVTLSLGVASIVPSLTSSPAALIAAADDALYQAKREGRDRVKGYC
- the grxC gene encoding glutaredoxin 3 encodes the protein MFDFLNPILGRHPERNKANVEIYTWQTCPFCIRAKMLLWWKGVNFTEYKIDGDEAARAKMAERANGRRSVPQIFINEQHIGGSDDLYQLNTGGQLDPLLAQPAVQG
- the tadA gene encoding tRNA adenosine(34) deaminase TadA; this encodes MAIEIPPPEIEDSAYLVHRQWMIRALELAEKAGDAGEVPVGAVIVSADGNLIAEGENRKERDKDPTAHAEILALRAAGQAMQDWHLNECTLYVTLEPCPMCAGAIALARLRLLVYGVDDPKTGAIRTVANIPDSACSNHRLPVISGILESACRQHLQSWFAQRRLKSQK
- a CDS encoding 1-acyl-sn-glycerol-3-phosphate acyltransferase; protein product: MTQPDPSEQTIETPKPVKVVPITSRVLPWLASLGYKVTKYLVIPFYFGKAEVTGQENIPATGPVILAPTHRSRWDAFVVPHAAGQPVTGRDLRFMVSADEMKGWQGWFISRMGGFPVDTRNPGVGTFRHGVEVLRQGEVLVIFPEGGIYQDTQVHPLKTGLARIALQVESSQPELDVKIVPISVRYGSPVPHWGCGIKVNIGEPISVANYCSNTPKQSAKKLTADLEAALKQIDGCEVEEADTLSTAPPLNEVSGAQSSF